In Deltaproteobacteria bacterium, the following are encoded in one genomic region:
- the tsaA gene encoding tRNA (N6-threonylcarbamoyladenosine(37)-N6)-methyltransferase TrmO, with amino-acid sequence MKIEILIKPIGIIRTPYKDSKGIPIQGKFDHEVTGSIKIYDEYNDGLKDIEGFSHIILFYYFNRAKAEKIVGQPFLEDETHGIFAIRSPNRPNKIGFSIVKLEKVEENIITFSEVDILDGTPLLDIKPYVSYFDSRENVKNGWLEKHFQDDKIPKRARLTKKIY; translated from the coding sequence ATGAAAATTGAAATACTGATTAAACCTATTGGGATTATTCGCACGCCTTATAAAGATTCGAAAGGCATACCAATACAAGGAAAATTTGACCATGAAGTAACCGGATCTATTAAAATTTATGATGAGTATAATGATGGTCTTAAAGATATTGAAGGTTTTTCCCATATAATTTTGTTTTATTATTTTAACAGGGCAAAAGCTGAAAAAATTGTTGGACAGCCTTTTCTTGAGGATGAAACTCATGGGATATTTGCAATAAGAAGTCCTAACAGGCCAAACAAAATTGGTTTTTCTATTGTTAAACTTGAGAAGGTTGAGGAAAACATCATTACTTTTTCAGAGGTTGATATATTAGACGGCACACCTTTGCTTGATATCAAACCTTATGTTTCATATTTTGATTCCAGAGAAAATGTAAAAAACGGCTGGCTTGAAAAACATTTTCAAGATGATAAAATTCCTAAAAGGGCAAGATTAACAAAAAAAATTTATTAG